The following proteins come from a genomic window of Eubalaena glacialis isolate mEubGla1 chromosome X, mEubGla1.1.hap2.+ XY, whole genome shotgun sequence:
- the ARMCX2 gene encoding armadillo repeat-containing X-linked protein 2 translates to MSRVRDAGCVAAGIVIGASAWYCVYKYARGRNQMKKRLAKPKTRAVAGTGARARAGLRAGFTIDLGPGFGPPTPVRTGAEVRVQDETSALDMAGAEAVAPAASSAEAQSGAGSQAQEAEGAGVGPKAESEATVTSAVAPPPWEAEAPVAAETSTMTGAPKLAEAPGTAESPGAPAPTEAAPPTEAVEAPIPATPTEVAALSGATASSGAAAPSGAAVPSGAAAPTGAAEAPGTSGSSRAAAAAKKTTPGAHTGAIPKAGSATGAVPKGGAKGGTKSRTGGKGKGKKNKVEVDELGLGFRPGDGAAAAAAASANGGQAFLAEVPDSEEGESGWTDTESESDSEPETQQRGRGRRPVPMQKRPFPYEIDEILGVRDLRKVLALLQKSDDPFIQQVALLTLSNNANYSCNQDTIRKLGGLPIIANMINKTDPHIKEKALMAMNNLSENYENQGRLQVYMNKVMDDIMASNLNSAVQVVGLKFLTNMTITNDYQHLLVNSIANFFRLLSQGGGKIKVEILKILSNFAENPDMLKKLLSTQVPSSFSSLYNSYVESEILINALTLFEIIYDNLRAEVFNYREFNKGSLFYLCTTSGVCVKKIRALADHHDLLVKVKVIKLVDKF, encoded by the coding sequence ATGAGCCGTGTTCGGGATGCTGGCTGTGTAGCCGCTGGGATAGTGATCGGGGCCAGTGCCTGGTACTGTGTCTACAAATATGCCAGGGGAAGAAACCAGATGAAGAAGAGACTGGCCAAGCCCAAGACCAGGGCTGTGGCCGGGACTGGAGCCCGGGCTAGAGCTGGACTAAGGGCTGGATTCACAATTGACCTTGGGCCAGGATTTGGTCCTCCAACCCCAGTCCGCACTGGGGCAGAGGTCAGGGTCCAGGATGAAACCTCTGCTCTGGACATGGCTGGAGCTGAAGCAGTGGCCCCAGCTGCATCTAGTGCCGAGGCTCAGAGTGGGGCAGGAAGTCAGGCCCAGGAGGCAGAAGGGGCCGGGGTTGGGCCTAAAGCTGAATCAGAAGCCACAGTGACTTCTGCAGTGGCACCACCTCCCTGGGAGGCAGAGGCTCCCGTGGCTGCAGAGACCTCCACAATGACAGGGGCTCCTAAATTAGCAGAAGCCCCTGGCACAGCAGAGTCTCCTGGGGCACCAGCTCCTACTGAGGCAGCACCACCTACCGAGGCGGTGGAGGCTCCCATACCAGCAACGCCTACTGAGGTAGCAGCACTTTCTGGGGCAACAGCATCTTCTGGGGCAGCAGCACCTTCTGGGGCTGCAGTGCCTTCTGGGGCAGCAGCCCCTACTGGGGCTGCAGAGGCTCCTGGGACTTCAGGGTCCTCTAGAGCAGCAGCAGCCGCCAAGAAAACAACCCCTGGGGCTCATACTGGGGCTATACCTAAGGCCGGGTCAGCTACTGGAGCTGTACCCAAAGGTGGAGCTAAGGGTGGAACCAAGTCCCGGACTGGAGGCAAGggcaaaggcaagaaaaataaggtTGAAGTAGATGAATTGGGGCTGGGCTTCCGCCCTGGAGATGGGGCTGCGGCAGCTGCCGCAGCCTCCGCTAATGGAGGACAGGCTTTCCTGGCAGAGGTTCCTGATTCTGAAGAAGGGGAGTCTGGGTGGACAGACACAGAATCGGAGTCAGACTCTGAGCCTGAGACccagcagagagggagagggaggagacccGTTCCCATGCAGAAGCGCCCCTTTCCTTATGAAATTGATGAGATTCTGGGTGTCCGAGATCTCAGGAAAGTCCTTGCTTTGCTTCAGAAATCGGATGATCCTTTCATCCAACAGGTAGCTTTGCTCACTCTGAGCAACAATGCCAATTATTCATGCAACCAAGACACGATTCGCAAATTGGGAGGCCTCCCGATTATTGCAAACATGATCAACAAAACTGATCCCCACATTAAGGAAAAAGCCTTAATGGCCATGAACAACCTGAGTGAGAATTATGAAAATCAGGGCCGGCTTCAGGTATACATGAATAAAGTGATGGATGACATCATGGCCTCTAACCTGAACTCAGCAGTACAGGTAGTTGGActaaaatttttaacaaacatGACTATTACAAATGACTACCAGCACCTGCTTGTCAATTCCATTGCAAACTTTTTCCGTTTGTTATCTCAGGGAGGTGGAAAAATCAAGGTTGagattttgaaaatactttcGAATTTTGCTGAAAATCCAGATATGTTAAAAAAACTGCTCAGTACCCAAGTGCCATCATCATTTAGTTCCCTCTACAATTCTTATGTGGAATCAGAAATTCTTATTAATGCCCTGACTCTATTTGAGATCATCTATGACAATCTCAGAGCAGAAGTATTCAACTACAGAGAGTTCAATAAAGGCTCCCTTTTTTACTTATGCACCACATCTGGAGTGTGCGTTAAGAAAATTCGAGCCTTAGCAGATCACCATGACCTCTTGGTGAAAGTGAAAGTTATAAAACTAGTGGACAAATTCTGA